In Sphingomonas phyllosphaerae, one DNA window encodes the following:
- a CDS encoding methyl-accepting chemotaxis protein, whose product MITWFRDVAPVRTKFLALAFIYVGLALVSLAATAAVAFGALGAMPALAVSSAAVGVVAIVAIVSRTLVCDPYVNTVVRMEALARGDYDSPIRYIDSRDCVGRMTKAMEVFRGNGKALAISSAAQQTVVEALGAGLGRLAENDLTYTIEEPFSADYEGLRHNFNRAMAAVSEAISAVTIAANGINSGASDIRQASDDLSQRTEQQAASLEETAAAMDEITTTVRETAAGARRANDAVGDARAEAESSGDVVRRAVDAMGGIERASSEISEIISVIDGIAFQTNLLALNAGVEAARAGDAGKGFAVVASEVRALAQRSADAAKDVKTKILASSEQVESGVTLVSETGKALQRIIARIGEISTLVSTIAQSAEQQATGLQQVNTAVSEMDGVTQQNAAMVEEATAAARSLAEEADRLTREVSRFRTASAQRPLVVAAAAPASPVHDLQARAAQAGRDLARTARRPVTGTRGTALAVADEEWSEF is encoded by the coding sequence ATGATTACCTGGTTTCGTGATGTCGCGCCGGTGCGGACGAAGTTCCTGGCGCTCGCATTCATTTACGTCGGTCTCGCGCTCGTGTCGCTGGCGGCCACCGCGGCGGTGGCGTTCGGTGCGCTCGGCGCGATGCCGGCGCTGGCGGTGTCCAGCGCCGCGGTCGGCGTGGTCGCGATCGTCGCGATCGTGTCGCGGACGCTGGTCTGCGATCCGTACGTCAACACGGTGGTGCGGATGGAAGCACTGGCCCGCGGCGATTACGACAGCCCGATCCGCTACATCGATTCGCGTGATTGCGTCGGTCGCATGACCAAGGCGATGGAGGTGTTCCGCGGCAACGGCAAGGCGCTCGCCATTTCCTCCGCGGCGCAGCAGACGGTGGTCGAGGCGCTCGGCGCCGGGCTCGGCCGGCTCGCCGAGAACGACCTGACGTACACCATCGAGGAGCCGTTCAGCGCCGATTATGAGGGCCTGCGTCACAACTTCAACCGCGCGATGGCGGCGGTATCGGAGGCGATCAGCGCGGTGACGATCGCCGCCAACGGCATCAACAGCGGCGCGTCGGACATCCGTCAGGCGTCGGACGATCTGTCGCAGCGCACCGAGCAGCAGGCCGCCTCGCTGGAGGAAACCGCCGCGGCGATGGACGAGATCACCACCACTGTGCGCGAGACCGCGGCCGGCGCACGCCGCGCCAACGACGCGGTCGGCGACGCGCGCGCCGAGGCGGAAAGCTCGGGCGACGTGGTGCGCCGCGCGGTCGACGCGATGGGCGGGATCGAGCGCGCCTCGTCGGAAATCAGCGAGATCATCAGTGTCATCGACGGCATTGCGTTCCAGACCAATCTGCTCGCGCTCAACGCCGGGGTCGAGGCGGCACGCGCGGGCGACGCGGGCAAGGGCTTTGCGGTCGTCGCCAGCGAAGTTCGCGCGCTGGCGCAGCGGTCGGCCGACGCCGCCAAGGACGTCAAGACCAAGATCCTCGCCTCGTCCGAGCAGGTCGAATCGGGGGTGACGCTGGTCAGCGAGACCGGCAAGGCGCTGCAGCGGATCATCGCGCGCATCGGCGAGATCAGCACGCTCGTCTCGACGATCGCGCAATCCGCCGAGCAGCAGGCGACCGGCTTGCAACAGGTCAACACCGCGGTGTCGGAGATGGATGGCGTCACGCAACAGAATGCCGCAATGGTCGAGGAAGCCACCGCCGCCGCGCGCAGCCTCGCCGAGGAAGCCGATCGCCTGACCCGCGAAGTTTCGCGCTTCCGCACTGCGAGCGCGCAGCGTCCGCTCGTCGTGGCCGCTGCCGCCCCGGCGTCGCCGGTCCACGACCTTCAGGCGCGCGCCGCGCAGGCCGGTCGCGACCTCGCCCGCACCGCGCGCCGCCCCGTGACGGGCACCCGCGGCACCGCGCTGGCGGTGGCAGACGAGGAATGGTCGGAGTTCTAA
- the folK gene encoding 2-amino-4-hydroxy-6-hydroxymethyldihydropteridine diphosphokinase, with amino-acid sequence MPASIFLLALGSNRRGRHGGPRDEVAAALRMLGGRAAPIVASAPLGPSTRTFANSAVLIESDETPPALLARLKAIERGFGRRRGRRWGARVIDLDIILWSGGAWRTPGLTIPHPAFRVRAFVLGPAAAIAPDWRAPGSALTLRHLHARLTRARAAPNRLRSA; translated from the coding sequence ATGCCTGCATCAATCTTTCTCCTTGCGCTGGGCTCCAATCGTCGCGGCCGGCATGGCGGCCCGCGCGACGAGGTGGCGGCGGCGTTGCGGATGCTCGGCGGACGCGCGGCGCCGATCGTCGCGAGTGCGCCGCTCGGCCCCTCGACGCGCACCTTCGCCAACAGCGCGGTGCTGATCGAAAGTGACGAGACACCGCCCGCGCTGCTCGCGCGGCTGAAGGCGATCGAGCGCGGGTTCGGGCGGCGGCGTGGCCGGCGCTGGGGCGCGCGGGTGATCGATCTCGACATCATCCTGTGGTCGGGCGGCGCATGGCGGACCCCGGGGCTGACGATCCCGCATCCCGCCTTCCGCGTGCGCGCCTTCGTGCTGGGACCGGCGGCGGCGATCGCGCCGGACTGGCGTGCACCGGGCAGCGCGTTGACGCTGCGACACCTCCATGCCCGGTTGACCCGCGCGCGCGCCGCCCCTAACCGGCTTCGATCTGCGTGA
- a CDS encoding uracil-DNA glycosylase produces the protein MTFAPSSLPATEPPLDCPCCPRLVDLRHDMRAQHPEWWNAPVPAFGDAQAWLAIVGLAPGMKGANRTGRAFIGDGAGALLYGTLAKFGLAHGTFTGSREDDMTLDGAIILNAVKCLPPGNAPTPEEVRTCRPFLTGQAEALPSARVYIALGQVAHQSVVKVLGGKLPKARFEHGAVHRVPDGRVLIDSYHCSRYNQNTGRLTPEMFEDVFAKALELRP, from the coding sequence ATGACCTTCGCACCTTCTTCGCTTCCCGCGACCGAACCGCCGCTCGACTGCCCGTGCTGTCCCCGCCTCGTCGACCTTCGCCACGACATGCGCGCGCAGCATCCCGAATGGTGGAACGCGCCGGTGCCCGCCTTCGGCGATGCGCAGGCGTGGCTGGCGATCGTCGGGCTGGCGCCGGGGATGAAGGGCGCGAATCGCACCGGACGTGCCTTCATCGGCGACGGCGCCGGAGCGCTCCTGTACGGCACGCTTGCGAAGTTCGGATTGGCGCACGGCACCTTCACCGGCAGCCGCGAGGACGACATGACGCTCGACGGTGCGATCATCCTCAATGCGGTCAAATGCCTGCCGCCCGGCAACGCGCCGACCCCCGAGGAAGTCCGCACCTGCCGCCCGTTCCTGACCGGTCAGGCGGAAGCGCTACCGTCCGCGCGCGTCTATATCGCGCTGGGACAGGTCGCGCACCAGTCGGTGGTCAAGGTGCTCGGCGGCAAGCTGCCCAAGGCGCGCTTCGAGCATGGCGCGGTGCACCGCGTGCCCGATGGGCGGGTGCTGATCGATAGCTATCATTGCTCGCGCTACAATCAGAACACCGGACGGCTGACCCCGGAAATGTTCGAAGACGTCTTCGCCAAGGCGCTGGAATTGCGGCCCTGA
- the aguB gene encoding N-carbamoylputrescine amidase: MTEITVAALQLAFSADIDANIAKVSDAVREAHARGAQVILPPELFEGEYFCRVEDESLFANAAPVGEHKAVLAMQALAEALKVYIPTSFFELDGPHHYNSLAMIGPDGEVQGVYRKSHIPDGPGYEEKFYFRPGNTGFKVWNGPRAQGHQTKLGVGVCWDQWYPETARAMMLMGAEVLFYPTAIGSEPHDTSLDTARLWRRAMVGHAVSNVVPVIAANRVGTEHGQTFYGTSFITDERGDILAELDREEEGVIVATLDLDRVRRHRAAFGFFRDRRPELYGRLVQDI, encoded by the coding sequence ATGACCGAGATCACCGTCGCTGCGCTCCAGCTCGCCTTTTCCGCCGACATCGATGCGAATATCGCCAAGGTGTCAGACGCCGTGCGCGAGGCCCATGCGCGCGGCGCGCAGGTGATCCTGCCGCCCGAATTGTTCGAGGGCGAATATTTCTGCCGGGTCGAGGACGAGTCGCTCTTCGCGAACGCCGCGCCGGTCGGCGAGCACAAGGCGGTGCTGGCGATGCAGGCGCTGGCCGAGGCGCTGAAGGTCTATATCCCGACCAGCTTCTTCGAGCTGGACGGCCCGCACCATTACAATTCGCTCGCGATGATCGGGCCCGACGGCGAGGTGCAGGGCGTCTATCGCAAGAGCCACATTCCGGATGGCCCGGGCTATGAGGAGAAATTCTACTTCCGCCCCGGCAACACCGGGTTCAAGGTGTGGAACGGGCCGCGCGCCCAAGGACATCAAACCAAACTGGGCGTCGGCGTGTGCTGGGACCAATGGTATCCGGAAACCGCCCGCGCGATGATGCTGATGGGCGCGGAAGTGCTGTTCTACCCGACCGCGATCGGCAGCGAGCCGCATGACACGTCGCTCGACACCGCACGGCTGTGGCGGCGGGCGATGGTCGGCCATGCGGTGTCGAACGTGGTGCCGGTGATCGCCGCCAACCGCGTCGGCACCGAACATGGCCAGACCTTCTATGGCACCAGCTTCATCACCGACGAGCGCGGCGACATTCTTGCCGAGCTGGACCGCGAGGAAGAGGGCGTGATCGTCGCGACGCTGGACCTCGACCGCGTGCGGCGACACCGCGCGGCGTTCGGCTTCTTCCGCGACCGCCGGCCCGAACTGTACGGGCGGCTGGTGCAGGATATCTGA
- a CDS encoding PEPxxWA-CTERM sorting domain-containing protein: MTRFAQLAIATGALFAAMPAQAADFVINTQTGTSNGKTIVSNDSRYAYDTVNYAVTSADGKSTLNVRATAWTLLTNYTYQAAKIGSWGSNGLGIYQTGESAGGNLHTIDNKNGWEFLVLQFDQAVSLQSAVLNPYQLSGNNYSDNDAFIARGTLGFDTAMTAANLKTLADSLNVDTSKQSGDAWFNSNSKDYNGAAKQTYNLSPSKGGNVWVIGGSYFGPDDRNDAFKLNSIVVTSAVPEPTTWMTMILGFGMIGAAARRRRSTGKTQLV, from the coding sequence ATGACTCGTTTCGCGCAACTCGCGATCGCTACCGGTGCGCTCTTCGCCGCCATGCCGGCACAGGCCGCCGATTTCGTCATCAACACCCAGACGGGCACGTCGAACGGCAAGACCATCGTCAGCAACGACAGCCGTTATGCCTATGACACCGTCAACTACGCCGTGACCTCGGCGGACGGCAAGTCGACGCTGAACGTGCGCGCGACCGCGTGGACGCTGCTGACGAATTACACGTATCAGGCTGCGAAGATCGGCTCGTGGGGCTCGAACGGTCTGGGCATCTACCAGACGGGCGAGAGCGCGGGCGGCAACCTGCACACGATCGACAACAAGAACGGCTGGGAATTCCTGGTCCTTCAGTTCGATCAGGCGGTTTCGCTCCAGTCGGCGGTGCTCAACCCCTATCAGCTGAGCGGCAACAACTATTCCGACAACGACGCGTTCATCGCGCGCGGCACGCTGGGCTTCGACACGGCGATGACCGCCGCCAACCTGAAGACGCTCGCCGACAGCCTGAACGTCGACACGTCCAAGCAGTCGGGCGACGCCTGGTTCAACAGCAACAGCAAGGATTACAACGGCGCGGCGAAGCAGACGTACAATCTGTCGCCCAGCAAGGGCGGCAACGTCTGGGTGATCGGCGGATCGTATTTCGGCCCGGACGACCGCAACGACGCGTTCAAGCTGAACTCGATCGTGGTGACCAGCGCGGTGCCCGAGCCGACCACCTGGATGACGATGATCCTGGGCTTCGGCATGATCGGCGCAGCGGCCCGCCGCCGTCGCAGCACCGGCAAGACCCAGCTGGTCTGA
- a CDS encoding NupC/NupG family nucleoside CNT transporter: MQRTLIGLAGIAVILLLAVLLSADRRAIRLRIVASAFALQATIATIVLYWTPGRAALAGASAGVAALLGYSQKGTEFLFGNLASPAIGGQSFAIAALPVIIFFASLVSILYYLGVMQFVVRWIGGAIEKVIGTSKVESLCAAANIFVGQSESPLVIRPYLAGLTPAQVFTVMTSGMAGVAGTILAAYASMGISIDYLLAASFMAAPGGILMAKIIMPDRVVPPEGELPLGDLPPHHLGSQRQIELAEARISGRGPAALLPEGTPGEPLPDATHDEEKPANLIMAAAQGAQTGVKLAVAVGAMVLAFVALVALANGLLGAAGGLIGMPGLSFQGLLGYVFQPVMYLLGVPWSEAGIAGGLFGEKIVLNEFVAYIDLGKQAAALSPRTIAVVTFALCGFANFSSIAIQMAVTGSLAPNQRPTIARLGLRALAAGSLANLMSAALAGLLIG; encoded by the coding sequence ATGCAACGGACTCTCATCGGCCTGGCGGGGATCGCCGTCATCCTGCTGCTCGCGGTGCTGCTGTCGGCCGACCGGCGCGCGATCCGGCTGCGGATCGTCGCCAGCGCCTTCGCGCTGCAGGCGACGATCGCGACGATCGTGCTCTACTGGACGCCGGGGCGCGCCGCGCTGGCCGGCGCATCGGCGGGGGTCGCGGCGCTGCTCGGCTATTCGCAGAAGGGCACCGAATTCCTGTTCGGCAATCTCGCCAGTCCGGCGATCGGCGGACAGAGCTTCGCGATCGCGGCCTTGCCGGTCATCATCTTCTTCGCCAGCCTCGTCTCGATCCTCTACTATCTCGGCGTCATGCAATTCGTGGTCCGCTGGATCGGCGGCGCGATCGAGAAGGTGATCGGGACCAGCAAGGTCGAAAGCCTGTGCGCGGCCGCCAACATCTTCGTCGGACAGAGCGAATCGCCCTTGGTGATCCGCCCGTATCTCGCCGGATTGACCCCCGCGCAGGTGTTCACGGTGATGACCAGCGGGATGGCCGGCGTCGCGGGGACGATCCTCGCCGCTTATGCCTCGATGGGGATCAGCATCGACTATCTGCTCGCCGCCAGTTTCATGGCGGCACCAGGCGGGATCCTGATGGCCAAGATCATCATGCCCGATCGCGTCGTGCCACCCGAAGGCGAGCTGCCGCTCGGCGACCTGCCCCCCCATCACCTTGGCTCGCAGCGCCAGATCGAACTGGCCGAGGCGCGGATCAGCGGACGCGGCCCCGCCGCACTGCTGCCCGAGGGCACGCCGGGCGAACCCTTGCCCGATGCGACGCATGACGAGGAGAAGCCTGCCAATCTCATCATGGCTGCCGCGCAGGGCGCGCAGACCGGCGTCAAGCTGGCGGTCGCGGTCGGCGCGATGGTGCTGGCGTTCGTCGCGCTGGTCGCACTCGCCAACGGGCTGCTCGGCGCGGCGGGCGGGTTGATCGGGATGCCGGGGCTGAGCTTCCAGGGGCTGCTCGGCTATGTCTTCCAGCCGGTCATGTACCTGCTGGGCGTGCCGTGGAGCGAGGCAGGGATCGCGGGCGGATTGTTCGGCGAGAAGATCGTGCTCAACGAGTTCGTTGCGTACATCGACCTCGGCAAGCAGGCGGCGGCGCTGTCGCCGCGGACGATCGCGGTGGTGACGTTCGCGCTGTGCGGCTTCGCCAATTTCAGCTCGATCGCGATCCAGATGGCGGTGACCGGCAGCCTTGCTCCCAACCAGCGCCCGACGATCGCGCGGCTGGGGCTGCGCGCGCTGGCGGCGGGCAGCCTCGCCAATCTGATGAGCGCGGCGCTGGCGGGGCTGCTGATCGGCTGA
- a CDS encoding queuosine precursor transporter, translating into MEAPDHRPIAPRAIPPSLFAFSIFYGGMVCIAGVLGNKQVSLGPISRLGPLVGLPPLAVEAGIFAFLLLVVTSSAVAELHGQKIAGRLVLMGFVPLLVSMLLTLVVLVLPAAPEMDAGHLAAFDQMMGATPWIWAGGIVAYGVSQTLNVTIFSWLKGREGSKFLWFRAATASALSQIVDSILFISIAFGLSAVGWLMAGQMLAKVVLSVALVPPLIYALVAIGRRLDA; encoded by the coding sequence ATGGAAGCCCCCGACCATCGCCCGATCGCCCCTCGCGCGATCCCGCCCTCGCTGTTCGCCTTCTCGATCTTCTACGGCGGCATGGTGTGCATCGCCGGGGTGCTCGGCAACAAGCAGGTATCGCTCGGCCCGATCTCGCGGCTCGGGCCGCTGGTCGGGCTGCCGCCGCTCGCGGTGGAGGCAGGCATCTTCGCCTTCCTGCTGCTGGTCGTCACCTCCAGTGCGGTCGCGGAGCTGCATGGGCAGAAGATCGCGGGGCGGCTGGTGCTGATGGGGTTCGTGCCGCTGCTCGTCTCGATGCTGCTGACCCTGGTCGTGCTCGTCCTCCCCGCCGCGCCAGAGATGGACGCCGGGCATCTGGCGGCGTTCGACCAAATGATGGGGGCGACGCCGTGGATCTGGGCGGGCGGGATCGTCGCTTACGGCGTGTCGCAGACGCTCAACGTCACGATCTTCTCGTGGCTGAAGGGGCGGGAAGGCAGCAAGTTCCTCTGGTTCCGCGCCGCGACCGCCAGCGCGCTCAGCCAGATCGTCGACTCGATCCTGTTCATCTCGATCGCCTTCGGATTGTCGGCGGTCGGCTGGCTGATGGCGGGACAGATGCTGGCCAAGGTCGTGCTGTCGGTGGCACTGGTGCCGCCGCTGATCTACGCGCTGGTCGCGATTGGTCGCCGTCTGGACGCCTGA
- the argB gene encoding acetylglutamate kinase, with translation MTDPNLSPALKAETLVEALPYLQRYAGKTFVVKYGGHAMGDPEAQADFAEDVVLLKAVGINPVVVHGGGPQIGRMLKRLGVESRFVDGLRVTDAETAQIAEMVLAGSINKEIVSWIGRAGGRAVGISGKDAGLVQAEKVGRSDPDPLQGIERKVDLGFVGEPVAVDRRIIDSLSRDGIIPVIAPIGIGSDGHTYNINADTMAGAIAAALGASRFFLLTDVAGVLDKQGQLVTDLNPASVAELRADGTISGGMIPKLETCVAAVESGVDAAVVLDGRVPHAMLLEIFTKRGAGTLIRR, from the coding sequence ATGACCGATCCGAACCTGTCGCCCGCCTTGAAGGCCGAAACGCTGGTCGAGGCGCTGCCGTACCTGCAGCGCTATGCCGGCAAGACCTTCGTCGTGAAATACGGCGGGCATGCGATGGGCGATCCCGAGGCGCAGGCCGATTTCGCCGAGGATGTGGTGCTGCTCAAGGCGGTCGGGATCAACCCGGTCGTCGTGCACGGCGGCGGGCCGCAGATCGGGCGGATGCTCAAGCGGCTGGGCGTGGAATCGCGCTTCGTCGATGGCTTGCGCGTCACCGATGCCGAGACGGCACAGATCGCCGAGATGGTCTTGGCGGGCTCGATCAACAAGGAAATCGTCAGCTGGATCGGCCGCGCCGGCGGGCGCGCGGTGGGCATCTCGGGCAAGGACGCCGGGCTGGTTCAGGCTGAGAAGGTCGGTCGCAGCGACCCCGATCCGTTGCAGGGCATCGAGCGCAAGGTCGACCTCGGCTTCGTCGGCGAGCCGGTCGCGGTCGATCGCCGGATCATCGATTCGCTCAGCCGCGACGGGATCATTCCCGTGATCGCCCCGATCGGGATCGGTTCCGACGGGCACACCTACAACATCAACGCCGATACGATGGCGGGGGCGATCGCGGCGGCGCTCGGCGCATCGCGCTTCTTCCTGCTGACCGACGTGGCGGGCGTGCTGGACAAGCAGGGGCAATTGGTCACCGACCTCAACCCCGCATCGGTCGCCGAACTACGCGCCGACGGCACGATCTCGGGCGGGATGATTCCCAAGCTGGAAACGTGTGTCGCCGCGGTCGAATCCGGCGTGGATGCCGCGGTCGTGCTCGACGGGCGGGTACCCCATGCGATGCTGCTCGAAATCTTTACCAAGCGCGGTGCAGGCACCCTGATCCGCAGATAG
- a CDS encoding YggT family protein — protein MLTITIIQILQVILQFVRWIIIIQIILSLLISFNVVNTSNNFIRALYEGLERLSEPLYRPIRRILPDTRGIDFAPMVVLLLIVILNIILSNIARSVEASIVAI, from the coding sequence GTGCTGACGATCACCATTATCCAGATCCTGCAGGTCATTCTGCAGTTCGTGCGCTGGATCATCATCATCCAGATCATCCTGTCGCTGCTGATCTCGTTCAATGTCGTCAACACCTCGAACAACTTCATTCGGGCGCTGTATGAGGGGCTGGAGCGGCTGAGCGAGCCGTTGTACCGGCCGATCCGCCGGATCCTCCCCGACACCCGCGGAATCGACTTCGCGCCAATGGTGGTGTTGCTGCTGATCGTCATCCTGAACATCATCCTCAGCAACATCGCGCGGAGCGTCGAAGCGAGCATCGTGGCGATCTGA
- a CDS encoding DUF167 domain-containing protein, translating to MAVRVTPRGGRDALLAGTAEHFVARLSAAPVDGAANAALIVLLAKHFRVPKRDVTLVSGQTARLKRLTIAGDPQVLARAAASLYAVAP from the coding sequence ATCGCGGTCCGCGTCACGCCACGCGGCGGGCGGGATGCGCTGCTCGCCGGCACCGCGGAGCATTTCGTCGCGCGCCTGTCCGCCGCGCCTGTCGACGGCGCGGCCAATGCGGCGTTGATCGTGCTGCTCGCCAAGCATTTCCGCGTGCCCAAGCGCGATGTGACGCTGGTTTCGGGGCAGACGGCGCGCCTGAAGCGGTTGACGATCGCGGGCGATCCGCAGGTGCTGGCGCGCGCCGCCGCTTCGCTCTATGCGGTCGCGCCATGA
- the folD gene encoding bifunctional methylenetetrahydrofolate dehydrogenase/methenyltetrahydrofolate cyclohydrolase FolD: MTARLIDGKAFAAKLRGRVATAAAAFAEQAGRKPGLAVVLVGEDPASSVYVRSKGKATVAAGMESFEHRLSADVTEAELVALVDRLNADETVDGILVQLPLPRHIDERAVITRIDPDKDVDGFHPVNAGRLATGLHGLVPCTPLGCLMLLQDIHPHLAGLEAVVIGRSNIVGKPMAALLLQQSCTVTTVHSRTRDVMGHVRAADIVVAAVGIPAFVQPEWIKPGATVIDVGINRTDDGLVGDVDPRAADVAGAITPVPGGVGPMTIAVLIRNTLVAAGRRAGIAVDPAL; encoded by the coding sequence ATGACTGCGCGCCTCATCGACGGAAAAGCCTTTGCCGCCAAGCTGCGCGGCCGTGTCGCCACCGCGGCCGCCGCCTTTGCCGAACAGGCGGGGCGCAAGCCCGGCCTCGCGGTGGTGCTGGTCGGCGAAGACCCGGCCTCGTCGGTCTATGTCCGCTCGAAGGGCAAGGCGACCGTTGCCGCCGGCATGGAGAGCTTCGAGCATCGCCTGTCCGCCGACGTGACCGAGGCGGAGTTGGTCGCCTTGGTCGATCGCCTCAATGCCGACGAGACGGTCGACGGCATCCTCGTCCAGTTGCCGCTGCCCCGCCATATCGACGAGCGCGCGGTCATCACCCGCATCGACCCCGACAAGGATGTCGATGGCTTCCACCCGGTCAACGCCGGACGACTCGCCACCGGGCTCCACGGGCTGGTGCCGTGCACCCCGCTCGGCTGCCTGATGCTGCTCCAGGACATCCACCCGCATCTTGCCGGGCTGGAGGCGGTGGTGATCGGCCGCTCGAACATCGTCGGCAAGCCGATGGCGGCGCTGCTGCTCCAGCAGAGCTGCACCGTCACCACCGTCCACAGCCGCACGCGCGACGTGATGGGGCATGTCCGCGCCGCCGATATCGTCGTCGCCGCAGTCGGCATCCCTGCATTCGTTCAGCCGGAGTGGATCAAGCCCGGCGCGACCGTGATCGACGTCGGCATCAACCGCACCGACGACGGTCTGGTCGGTGACGTCGATCCGCGTGCCGCCGACGTCGCGGGCGCGATCACCCCGGTGCCGGGTGGCGTCGGGCCGATGACGATCGCGGTGCTGATACGCAACACGCTGGTCGCGGCGGGGCGTCGCGCCGGCATCGCGGTCGATCCGGCGCTCTGA
- a CDS encoding NAAT family transporter, whose protein sequence is MVELFVSSFITLFVIIDPPGCAPIFAGLTAGATAAHRRAMAIRAVMVAAGILLVFALAGEPLLHALGIELASFRIAGGVMLFLIALEMVFEKRTQRREDRAAKITEEEADDVSIFPMAMPMIAGPGSIASVMLLTARSHGIEQTAVVMAALAANLLLMLIALLAAGPLMRVLGAKIEAVITRLLGVLLAALAVQFVIDGVMEQLR, encoded by the coding sequence ATGGTCGAGCTGTTCGTCTCGTCGTTCATCACTTTGTTCGTCATCATCGATCCGCCCGGCTGCGCGCCGATCTTCGCCGGGCTCACCGCCGGCGCGACCGCAGCGCACCGCCGGGCGATGGCGATCCGTGCGGTAATGGTCGCGGCGGGCATCCTGCTCGTCTTCGCGCTGGCCGGCGAGCCGCTGCTTCACGCGCTCGGCATCGAGCTGGCGTCGTTCCGCATCGCGGGCGGGGTGATGCTGTTCCTGATCGCGCTGGAAATGGTGTTCGAGAAGCGCACCCAGCGCCGCGAGGATCGCGCCGCCAAGATCACCGAGGAAGAGGCCGACGACGTCTCGATCTTCCCGATGGCGATGCCGATGATCGCCGGGCCGGGGTCGATCGCGTCGGTGATGCTGCTCACCGCGCGCAGCCACGGGATCGAACAGACCGCGGTGGTGATGGCGGCGCTGGCCGCGAACCTGCTGCTGATGCTGATCGCGCTGCTTGCCGCGGGGCCGCTGATGCGGGTGCTGGGCGCGAAGATCGAGGCGGTCATCACCCGCCTGCTCGGCGTCCTGCTCGCCGCGCTGGCGGTGCAGTTCGTGATCGACGGGGTGATGGAGCAGTTGCGTTAA